CACTATGTCTTCTTTCCATTCTTTAGGTTGCGTAATGTCATAACAAGTTGTTGCCTTTCTCCTTCTACCTCTGCAAATTTGAGACTCATTTCTGAATATCTTTCTTGCATCTCTTTTAGTTCAAGTGCCAAATGTGTGTTCAGTTCCTTTAGGAAAGTTACTTCGCTTGAAAATTCGGCCAGATCAGCGATGTGGTTGGCATGGTGATTACCCAGGTTCAGCTCTCTTTGTGAGCTAATTTGATCTCTGTGGAAAAGGCAGGTAGTTCAATATCTTCAGTTGCATGTCTTACTCATGAATGCATGGTGGGAGGCAGAATTATCTCAGATAAAAAGCTTTAAATCTTGCGGTCAATGAGTTGTGCCAAATTACCTTTGAGATTTTGCAATTTCTGACTCATTGCTTTTTAACATGCCCAAACTGTGCATCCCTTCTTCAGGTGTTTTATCACACATGACAACATCCTTAACTGGTTTAGTCTCCTGTACATCAAGATCAGCAGTGCCCTTAGTTACCTTCTGATTCATGGATTACTACCACATATCTCAAGATCCTGTATGAAGAAGCACTGATGTTTTGGTGCCTTAGATAATGGAAATTACTCATGAGAATTTCAGACTAGATGATTAAGCAATTATGATTTCTATATATGGATTGTGACTGCAATTGATTACCCAGGTAGAATCTTGTCCAACAATTGATAATAGTTTCCTGGACAATGCTTGCGTTGAGAAAGTGGTTACTTCTTTGATAGGAAACTATTAAAATAACTTAAAACTCTTTTGTTGGAAGTCCCTGGACTACAGTTCTTAATCCAGGTTTTAAACCTGAAGGAACATTTTCATGACCTTCACTTCAGCAAATTTTTAGCTACTAGTTAGAatttatgtgcatatatgtgtCTGTGTGTGTATGGGTGTATGTATGTGTGGGTGTACGTGTTTTTATCTATATGTTCACCAATTTGCATGTTTCCATATAAGCATCAGGTATGTCCACACataaacaaaagcaaaaaatacTTCTGGCATAGTTGTGAAGTAACCAAGATAATAATCTGTTTGAATAGATCTAATAGATGCATCCTTACTTTGATTCTGCTGTTCTCCAGTGTATATAGCAACATCATTTCTGCCATTTAAAAATTGGCAGATTGCAGTTTTGTATGTTGGTTGTAAAACAAGGCCAGAATACATACAAAAAAATGTGAATACTTGGTACATGCTAATTACTTTCAGTAAATGGATAAAATAGTAAGAATCTCAATTTTGGGTTGTTAGAGCCTGTTATCTGCTAGTTATTCAAACCACTTGTTGGAATACAATGCAACCTAATCAAATAAGCTATAAAGTATAATATGTTAAACAGTGCTTGTGTGGTTGTGAACCTATATATCAGATGCCTTAGTGCTGTACTTTGCGGTAAGGAATTTTATATAGCTATGGTTCTTAACTTCATTGTACCTATTTATGATGCATATGTGTGCAGTCTTCATCTTTTTGGCTACTAATTAAGTCATGGTTCACGCTCAATTATTGTCTTCATAATCCAGGATGTCTTAGTTGATTATGGACCTAGTTGATTCATTCACATTGTGTACATGCTTAGACATTTGAATAAGTCCATATCTACTCCTATTTAGTTCTCTATTTGTGCTAATCTTTACCTTCTTCTTATTTGGGTCTCCCTGTAGTTTGGACACGTGTTTCTTCAAGTCCCTATTCTCCAACTTCATTTCTTGTGAAGAACATTTCGATTTATCATACCGAATTACTAGTTTTTCCACCTCTGGATGTAAGATCTCATCTCTTTGCCTCTTCTCATCAATCAGATTCCTCAAGGTAATATTTTCCTCTATTAACTTTTCAGCTTCCATCTTCACCAGAAGAAGTTCTCTttccaactcttctttttcttcagtcCATTTCTGCAGCATCTTTGAGTCACCATATTCCCTCTTCCTTTGCTCCTTGTCATTTATCATTGTGCCTATCTCATATGTTGCTTGAGAGTGTGCAGGTTTCTCATGTTTTAACCCTCCATCCTCCCTATTGTTTGCTTTCACATCATTTGCTTTGGCACCATCAACTCTTTGTGATACCATCCCCATGCTTTGTGCTTCCAGATGGATTCCTTTCGAAAGATCTAGGAGTTTTCTTTCATATTCATTTTTGGTTAGTTGGATCTCATCATTCGCTTTCTGAAGTAATTTCTCAAGAAATTTGCTGTGCATACGAAGTTGGTTGCCTTCGGCAACTGCCTGCGCAGTTAGTTTCTCATTCTCATCGATCTTGGATATCAATTCTTCAGATTTTCTTTTGAGCTCTTCCCTAAGATGCTCTGTTTCTTTGGTATTACTCCAGTTAGCCTTTGTTAATGCTTCCTCTGCTTGTATGGCCCTTTGCTCCTGCTTAACCATGGCCCTGCCAGCTGCTGTCAAGTTATCTTGAAAATACTTTGCCTCCTTCTCAAGTTCTTCCTCCAGAcgttgaactttggttttgaGCTCATCTATTATAGTCAAATATTCTGAGTACAGTATTGCCTGGTTTTTGGTTTCTTCTTTGAGTTGCTTCACAGTTCTCGTGGAAAGCAAGTACTCGTGTTGTATTTCCATCATTGCTCCCTGTTTTTGGTCCAAATCAGAGTAAACAGCCGCCTTTTCCTTCTTTAGATTCTCATAGTCCAATGTAAGCTGTTGAATGCACTTTTTTagttcttctttctctttcctgGAGATCTCCATTTCAACAAATAGATTCGCTCTTTCCTGTTTCAGGAGTTCTACTTCATCCGCTTTATTGTGCTCTTCATTAGTTTCTTCAAGTTCTAATGTTACTTCATTTTGGTTGGCCTGTATTTGGCCTGCCAGATGAGCTATTTCCTTATCTTTTCTACTTAAGACCTCTTTTAGGTCTCTTACAGCAAGAATCAGTTCTGAATTTGAGTCTTCTGTCTTCTGCAGCTGAGACCTCAACTTTTTACTTAAATGCTTCTCACGGTGTAGTTGTTGCTTGATTTGTTCAGATATTTCACTGACATTTTTGGTTTCCGTGCCTGAGTTGTTTGAGATTTCCTCCTGATCTATGCCTTTTGGTGAAGACTTGAGCTGCTCACATTCTTTTTTCAGTATATCCCTTTCCTTTTTCAGGGCAACAATTTGTTCCGATAATTCCTTTACCTTCCTGCTTTCCTTTGCCATTTGCCTTCTTAGGGATTGTAATTCCAGTTCTGAAACTTCTCCCTGCCTTTCCAACATTTTGATTCTAGTGTTCAGCCTTCCAACATCGTTAGAACCTTCTTGTATTCTGTCTCTTGCATATTTCTCCTGTAGACTTGTTGTAGTGTCAATTACACTTTCATCTGAAGTGTCCTTGAATAACCCATCTGAATATCTCTGGTACACATGTCCTGGGGGATCGGCATCCAAGGAGAACTTTTCAGGCCAATTATCTGCAGTATTCAAGCATACCCGATAAGCACTAGCATCATCAAATCGAGTATCCTCAACACTGCCATTTTGCTCTGGGTATTGAGATGTTATTCTGTTGGGTTGTTCCCCCTGTGgaataattgaaaattttagatAACAAATGGTTTTGCTTATACTCTTAAACTGGACCTCAGCATGATTGAGCGAAATTAGGAATTCCCAACTATGTAGGTTTTATTTATCAAAGTTGATGTCAATGTAGAGCAACATTTATTCAATCAAAGTGACCTCATATCGTAATGAAATAGTTGATGTGCAAATTATCTAAGCTCTTATGATCTTGACATTGTGGAAAAGAtaccttttcctttctttccagtTTGATGATTATGAAGTTTTAACTTCTCTACTCTTATATGTTTCTCTGTCACTATGTGACCTTAGATGGGGTGGAGTATTTGAGACCTTACTTCAGTAAATTCAAGGTTTGTCTTCTGTGAGTTTTCAGAGTCTAGAAGTTGCATCTCCAAAATCCCATTGTGATAATCGGTCGTTGGACTTTCGTTTTCCTCTATGTATCTGCATTTCCAAGATGAAGCACTCTCTAATCTGacttcataaataaattttcaaGTGGAAGACAAGATGATGTGCATACCTTTCATCAAGAGTTCGTTCCAGCTTCTGAATGGTAACCTGTCATGGACACAATGTTTAATGCTGCGTGGAATTCGTATGTGCTATAGTATATGAGCTTAGTGTTACGGTCATGTTTGCATGGATTTGTTTGTGGTGGGGGATCTGGGAATTGCGCTGATATCATCAGATTTCGCAGGCTCTCGTCATAACAGGGATTGAAAGTGGTAGTTGTGGCATGTtaacacagagagagagagagagagagagagagagagagagagagaactcaCATGCAAAATTGCACCTGAATTTGTCGCTTCAATGGGTAGAGATACCATTACAGGATATGTGGCTTCCAAGAAATCCACAAAATCAATTGATGCTTCTCCCAGGAGACCTGCTTTGGATGATCCCTGCAAGGATGTGGGTAATTCGTGAAAGATTTCCAatagagagaaagaaaattGTATTTACTTACTGCTGAGACAATGAAATGGTAGATTTTTCCTCTGAATTTTCCTGTTTTTGTCTCTTTGACTAATTTCACAGTCTCATATACAGGACTTTCCCATGAACAGGTTCCTTCACGAATTGAAGATTTTCCTAATCTCACTGTTGGCCTTCCGACATCAGCTGGAACCAAAGAAATCGCCAGCGTTTTTGCTTTTAGACGTGGCACCTGAGAACATTAATCAAAATTGAGCAAGGATGGTGAGATTTTTAGAATACAGTCAAACAAGAACTTCTTCTCTAAGATGTGACAGAAACAGAAAAGTAGAAGAATCTGTTTACACTTTCTTGAAAACATACCTGTGTTGCCTGAAACTGCATTTTGAAGACAGCTTTGATCTTCCTTTCACTTCTCCATGTTGCAGATTTGAACATTTTCCCCAACTGTCAGGTTAGTGTAACTTTGATTATCTCCCTTTATGTTATTCTTGTACCGTGAATAGAACTGTGCGCGATCCTTTGAGTTAAGAGGTCAGATGCTATTCTTTGGGTGGAAGTTTGCACGTATAATTCCGCTCCACTCCACAcctccataaaaaaaaaaaaaatgaaaaaagggcGGAAGTTGGAAACACGGAGTCAAATGCTGGAATAAAATGTAATGGCTTGCATTGCCTGAAATTTTAGAAGCAACATTATGAAAAGTCAATACGTCTGCTTACAAACACACAATGTATCCCAATGGCACTCAAATTTCATGCACAGTGTTACCAATAAGATCTAAGGTACAAAACTACTTAAATTATTTGTTGAGCATTTCCTTATTTGCCTTCACGTGGTACTGACGTAGAGAGCTGTAAGATTATTTCTTGTGCTGCTGCTGATCATCTTAAGTCAACTGTTTTGCGTGTTGATTTCTAAATTCTAATTGGTTCCAAAGTAGAGCTTTCTTATGAGTCATCTGACGACAGAGTGCTTAAAATGTCTATTTGTGGCTTGAAAGTCGAGCGGCTCCTACATATGAGCTGCCACAATACACCAGCACAGCTGCAGAAGCCAAAAGTTCTagtaaaacaacaaaaataaattagaaaaagaagaaaggcagGCCCCGAACAGTGCGCAAACGTCGGTGGTGGGGGCTAAAGCTGGCAACCTTGTCACTGGGGAAGGTGTCAACGTAATGGCTATGTCCCAACTTTTCATTGGCAGCAAAATGGAATGAAGTATTGCAGTAATGGGCCTTATGGTACAACGCATTTTTGCTGGTATATgatccaaaaaacaaaaaatacaacagaaaattcataaaaattttattttactctggcattttatattttttttagtcTTTTATAATTTGTTGTTTACCCTGTTGTTAGTTATTGGAacttaagaaaacaaaatagaaTTGAAATAgaatgtttgtgaagaaaaaatgATAATATAATGAAAGGTGAGATGGGAAGTGAGATAAAAGATGAGACAAAAAAATCTTTAACACTAGAGAATAGTGCTATTTGGCATCCATGCTTTTTTGCTTGTTTCAGACAGTTTTTCTTCAACTTTAGATACAGTAACTTGTTAAAACACCCTAAAAGTTATAACAAAACAACACAatccaaaatattaaaaaacatacacccattttccttttctacCACCATCCTCTCTAACCATTTTCATTTTCGCCGCGGTCGCTCCCATCTCGGCCCACCACCGCCTGTCGCCACTTCACCCTCCCCGCTTTTAAATTGTTCACGTGAATGCATGTGCCATCTCATGTGTACATGTACGTGCAAGGGAGAACGTACGCCGCTTAAGACGTAAATATATTAGTAAGACGGAG
This portion of the Coffea arabica cultivar ET-39 chromosome 2e, Coffea Arabica ET-39 HiFi, whole genome shotgun sequence genome encodes:
- the LOC113730073 gene encoding uncharacterized protein, producing MFKSATWRSERKIKAVFKMQFQATQVPRLKAKTLAISLVPADVGRPTVRLGKSSIREGTCSWESPVYETVKLVKETKTGKFRGKIYHFIVSAGSSKAGLLGEASIDFVDFLEATYPVMVSLPIEATNSGAILHVTIQKLERTLDERYIEENESPTTDYHNGILEMQLLDSENSQKTNLEFTEGEQPNRITSQYPEQNGSVEDTRFDDASAYRVCLNTADNWPEKFSLDADPPGHVYQRYSDGLFKDTSDESVIDTTTSLQEKYARDRIQEGSNDVGRLNTRIKMLERQGEVSELELQSLRRQMAKESRKVKELSEQIVALKKERDILKKECEQLKSSPKGIDQEEISNNSGTETKNVSEISEQIKQQLHREKHLSKKLRSQLQKTEDSNSELILAVRDLKEVLSRKDKEIAHLAGQIQANQNEVTLELEETNEEHNKADEVELLKQERANLFVEMEISRKEKEELKKCIQQLTLDYENLKKEKAAVYSDLDQKQGAMMEIQHEYLLSTRTVKQLKEETKNQAILYSEYLTIIDELKTKVQRLEEELEKEAKYFQDNLTAAGRAMVKQEQRAIQAEEALTKANWSNTKETEHLREELKRKSEELISKIDENEKLTAQAVAEGNQLRMHSKFLEKLLQKANDEIQLTKNEYERKLLDLSKGIHLEAQSMGMVSQRVDGAKANDVKANNREDGGLKHEKPAHSQATYEIGTMINDKEQRKREYGDSKMLQKWTEEKEELERELLLVKMEAEKLIEENITLRNLIDEKRQRDEILHPEVEKLVIRYDKSKCSSQEMKLENRDLKKHVSKLQGDPNKKKETKPVKDVVMCDKTPEEGMHSLGMLKSNESEIAKSQRDQISSQRELNLGNHHANHIADLAEFSSEVTFLKELNTHLALELKEMQERYSEMSLKFAEVEGERQQLVMTLRNLKNGKKT